In a genomic window of Anoxybacter fermentans:
- the yiaY gene encoding L-threonine dehydrogenase, giving the protein MPPVSLMGPGCLKDLGKEIVNLGLKKALIVTDKVLVQIGLVNQLTEVLTSEGIEYVIYDGTQPNPTVKNVEDGLKMLKENNCDFLISFGGGSPHDCAKGIGIVATNGGSIKDYEGVNKSTKPMLPLVAVNTTAGTASEMTRFCIITDEERHVKMAIVDWHTTPILAVNDPLLMVGMPKSLTAATGMDALTHAIEAYVSTEATPVTDACALMAIELISKYLRRAVENGEDYEARDKMAYAEFLAGMAFNNASLGYVHAMAHQLGGFYDLPHGVCNAVLLPHVQRFNAKVVPERFINIARAMGENVEGLSAEEAAKKAIEAIVKLASDIGIPSGLKELGVKEEDIKTLSENALKDACGLTNPKQASLEEIMEIYKQAM; this is encoded by the coding sequence ATGCCGCCAGTTAGTTTAATGGGGCCCGGATGTCTAAAAGACCTGGGGAAAGAAATAGTTAATTTAGGGCTAAAAAAAGCTTTAATAGTAACTGATAAGGTTTTAGTTCAAATAGGGTTGGTTAATCAATTAACAGAAGTGTTAACTTCAGAAGGAATAGAGTACGTTATCTATGATGGAACCCAACCAAATCCGACAGTTAAAAATGTAGAAGATGGATTAAAGATGTTAAAAGAAAATAATTGTGATTTCTTAATTTCTTTTGGTGGAGGTTCTCCTCACGACTGCGCTAAAGGTATAGGTATAGTCGCTACAAATGGTGGTTCAATAAAAGATTATGAAGGTGTAAACAAATCAACTAAACCTATGCTACCTTTAGTTGCAGTAAATACAACAGCTGGTACTGCTAGTGAAATGACTAGATTTTGTATCATAACAGACGAAGAAAGACATGTTAAAATGGCTATTGTAGATTGGCATACAACTCCTATTTTAGCAGTAAACGACCCTCTTTTAATGGTAGGTATGCCTAAATCATTAACAGCTGCAACAGGTATGGATGCCTTAACACATGCAATCGAAGCTTATGTTTCAACTGAAGCAACACCGGTTACAGATGCTTGTGCACTGATGGCAATCGAGCTAATTTCAAAATACTTAAGAAGAGCAGTTGAAAATGGTGAAGATTATGAAGCGAGAGATAAAATGGCATATGCTGAATTCTTAGCCGGTATGGCATTTAACAATGCCAGTTTAGGATACGTTCATGCTATGGCACATCAATTAGGTGGATTCTATGATCTACCACATGGAGTATGTAATGCAGTATTGCTTCCACATGTTCAGAGATTCAATGCTAAAGTTGTACCTGAAAGATTTATTAATATAGCCAGAGCAATGGGAGAAAATGTAGAAGGCCTTTCAGCAGAGGAAGCTGCTAAAAAAGCGATTGAAGCTATTGTAAAATTAGCATCAGATATTGGAATCCCATCTGGATTAAAAGAACTAGGAGTTAAAGAAGAAGATATAAAAACTCTTTCAGAAAACGCCTTGAAAGATGCATGTGGACTAACAAATCCAAAACAAGCTAGTTTAGAAGAAATAATGGAAATATATAAACAGGCAATGTAA
- the yiaY gene encoding L-threonine dehydrogenase, whose protein sequence is MEKTFRFFMPPVSLMGPGCLKDLGKEIVNLGLKKALIVTDKVLVQIGLVNQLTEVLTSEGIEYVIYDGTQPNPTVKNVEDGLKMLKENNCDFLISFGGGSPHDCAKGIGIVATNGGSIKDYEGVNKSTKPGLPLIAVNTTAGTASEMTRFCIITDEERHVKMAIVDWHTTPILAVNDPLLMVGMPKSLTAATGMDALTHAIEAYVSTEATPVTDACALMAIELISKYLRRAVENGEDYEARDKMAYAEFLAGMAFNNASLGYVHAMAHQLGGFYDLPHGVCNAVLLPHVQRFNAKVVPERFINIARAMGENVEGLSAEEAAEKAIEAIVKLASDIGIPSGLKELGVKEEDIKTLSENALKDACGLTNPKQASLEEIMEIYKQAM, encoded by the coding sequence ATGGAAAAAACATTTAGATTTTTTATGCCACCAGTTAGTTTAATGGGACCCGGATGTCTAAAAGACCTGGGGAAAGAAATAGTTAATTTAGGGCTAAAAAAAGCTTTAATAGTAACTGATAAAGTTTTAGTTCAAATAGGGTTGGTTAATCAATTAACAGAAGTGTTAACTTCAGAAGGAATAGAGTACGTTATCTATGATGGAACCCAACCAAATCCGACAGTTAAAAATGTAGAAGATGGATTAAAGATGTTAAAAGAAAATAATTGTGATTTCTTAATTTCTTTTGGTGGAGGTTCTCCTCACGACTGCGCTAAAGGTATAGGTATAGTCGCTACAAATGGTGGTTCAATAAAAGATTATGAAGGTGTAAACAAATCAACTAAACCTGGGCTACCTTTAATTGCAGTAAATACAACAGCTGGTACTGCTAGTGAAATGACTAGATTTTGTATCATAACAGACGAAGAAAGACATGTTAAAATGGCTATTGTAGATTGGCATACAACTCCTATTTTAGCAGTAAACGACCCTCTTTTAATGGTAGGTATGCCTAAATCATTAACAGCTGCAACAGGTATGGATGCCTTAACACATGCAATCGAAGCTTATGTTTCAACTGAAGCAACACCGGTTACAGATGCTTGTGCACTGATGGCAATCGAGCTAATTTCAAAATACTTAAGAAGAGCAGTTGAAAATGGTGAAGATTATGAAGCGAGAGATAAAATGGCATATGCTGAATTCTTAGCCGGTATGGCATTTAACAATGCTAGTTTAGGATACGTTCATGCTATGGCACATCAATTAGGTGGATTCTATGATCTACCACATGGAGTATGTAATGCAGTATTGCTTCCACATGTTCAGAGATTCAATGCTAAAGTTGTACCTGAAAGATTTATTAATATAGCCAGAGCAATGGGAGAAAATGTAGAAGGCCTTTCAGCAGAGGAAGCTGCTGAAAAAGCGATTGAAGCTATTGTAAAATTAGCATCAGATATTGGAATCCCATCTGGATTAAAAGAACTAGGAGTTAAAGAAGAAGATATAAAAACTCTTTCAGAAAACGCCTTGAAAGATGCATGTGGACTAACAAATCCAAAACAAGCTAGTTTAGAAGAAATAATGGAAATATATAAACAGGCAATGTAA
- a CDS encoding DUF2294 domain-containing protein codes for MPTKGELADKISSLMVKFQKEQFGRGAESAKTYIIDDMVIVRLKGVLTPAEKQLAQNHEGQRVIKEFRYHLEEVCRPQLEHLIQQVTGARVISIHCDISTKTGERIDIFILDRKFD; via the coding sequence ATGCCAACTAAAGGTGAATTGGCTGATAAGATTTCTAGCTTAATGGTTAAATTTCAAAAAGAGCAGTTTGGACGTGGTGCAGAGTCCGCTAAAACTTATATCATAGATGATATGGTGATTGTTCGTTTGAAAGGTGTTTTAACTCCTGCAGAAAAGCAACTGGCACAAAACCATGAAGGTCAACGGGTGATTAAAGAATTTCGCTATCATTTAGAGGAGGTATGTCGTCCTCAATTAGAACATTTAATTCAACAGGTTACAGGTGCAAGAGTAATCAGTATCCATTGTGATATAAGTACAAAAACTGGTGAAAGGATTGATATATTTATTCTGGATAGAAAATTCGATTAA
- a CDS encoding sodium:proton antiporter: MQFSIAEMTEASSIFLIIYGFIISEKVDRAVITLLGATIVVLFGPLSAADAINFVDFDTLSLLVSMMILVSITRKTGVFQYIAYKLVNWVEGSPVKILVLFSALTAVFSALLDNVTTVVMIAPITLVVSKALNVSPVPYLIAEILSSNIGGTATLIGDPPNIMIGSATGLSFMDFILNLGPVVLIIYIVTITIIYLLYRRQLEVSDEIREQIKNLNCEISLKNKELVYKSLSILGLTLIGFMFHDLLGIETAAVAIIGALLLMLISKVNADEAFREVEWATIFFFAGLFILVGALEKVGLLDLLARGILHATQGNLAVTSALTLWGAGLISGFLDNIPFVATAIPVIKGLSDNSQFLWWALSLGACLGGNMTVIGASANVIVTGMAQKEGIKISFMDYLKIGLPLTLLALLICQIYIYLRYLI, encoded by the coding sequence ATGCAATTCTCTATTGCAGAAATGACTGAAGCATCAAGTATTTTTTTAATCATTTATGGATTTATTATCTCTGAGAAAGTAGACAGAGCTGTTATTACTTTACTTGGGGCAACTATAGTGGTCTTATTTGGTCCTTTGTCAGCGGCAGATGCTATTAATTTTGTGGATTTTGATACATTGAGCTTATTGGTTTCTATGATGATTCTTGTTTCCATTACACGGAAAACTGGTGTATTTCAATATATTGCTTATAAATTGGTAAATTGGGTTGAGGGTAGTCCTGTAAAAATTTTAGTATTATTCTCTGCTTTGACTGCTGTTTTTTCAGCACTTTTAGATAATGTTACAACAGTTGTTATGATAGCACCGATTACATTGGTAGTTAGCAAGGCTTTAAATGTTTCACCTGTTCCGTATTTGATTGCTGAAATTCTTTCTTCAAATATTGGAGGAACTGCTACTCTTATTGGTGACCCTCCCAATATTATGATTGGAAGTGCTACCGGATTAAGTTTTATGGATTTTATTCTTAATTTGGGTCCGGTTGTCTTAATTATTTATATAGTAACCATTACCATTATTTATCTGCTTTATCGTCGTCAGCTTGAGGTTTCTGATGAAATACGGGAACAAATTAAAAACCTGAATTGCGAAATTAGCCTTAAAAATAAAGAATTGGTTTACAAATCTCTTAGTATTTTGGGATTGACCTTGATTGGCTTTATGTTCCATGATCTTTTGGGAATTGAAACTGCTGCTGTTGCCATTATTGGTGCGCTTTTATTGATGCTGATCAGTAAAGTGAATGCAGATGAAGCTTTTAGAGAAGTAGAATGGGCAACTATCTTCTTCTTTGCGGGATTATTTATTCTGGTAGGTGCATTGGAGAAAGTCGGGCTTTTAGATCTGTTGGCCCGGGGAATTTTACATGCTACCCAGGGAAATCTGGCTGTTACTTCGGCTTTGACACTCTGGGGAGCTGGATTAATTTCAGGTTTTTTGGATAATATTCCTTTTGTAGCTACTGCCATACCCGTAATTAAGGGGTTATCTGACAATAGTCAATTTCTCTGGTGGGCATTATCACTGGGTGCCTGTTTAGGTGGTAATATGACAGTAATAGGAGCTTCTGCCAATGTAATTGTAACTGGGATGGCTCAAAAAGAGGGGATAAAGATCAGTTTTATGGATTATTTAAAGATCGGATTACCTTTGACTTTATTAGCTTTATTAATCTGTCAAATCTATATTTATTTGCGGTATTTAATCTAG
- a CDS encoding 4Fe-4S dicluster domain-containing protein: protein MLNIVTELTKLKRRIYISLARFTLKDQLVEKVESLPELLANADTPRYRCCEYKEQAILKEMIKLAMGFDPEQYKNMSLIEMAKQIDQLESDKRIIHVLSVACDRCPIDKYMITDACRNCVAHSCVSACPRNAIVIIQNRAYIDQGKCIECGRCKVACPFGAILENIRPCERACAVDAIKADYSRQASIDYEKCIGCGNCVRSCPFGAIEDSTQIIQVIKMLKDPETKVNAIIAPSFIGQFGAKVSPGKLKAALVEIGFSEVYEVALGADMVALNEAHELVERLEKGQPFMTSSCCPSFLSLIQKYFPEIADKASTTVSPMIALARLLKKTDPESKMVFIGPCITKKIEAQKEKDIDAVLTFEELGCILVSMGINLAEYELEEEIKDASSHGRNFAYAGGVANVIREILKEEGKENLIKFAHVDGIVNCKEALQKLVEGKLDCNFLEGMGCEGGCVGGPGSMMNSKITTRLVQKFADKARWKLALENKAAEEKRKSLAHAMER, encoded by the coding sequence ATGCTCAATATTGTAACAGAGTTGACAAAGCTTAAACGCCGTATCTATATTTCATTAGCTCGATTTACATTAAAGGATCAATTGGTTGAAAAAGTGGAGAGTTTGCCAGAACTTTTAGCAAATGCCGATACACCCAGATATCGTTGCTGTGAATATAAAGAACAGGCTATTTTAAAAGAGATGATAAAACTGGCAATGGGTTTTGACCCGGAGCAGTATAAAAATATGTCATTGATAGAGATGGCTAAACAGATAGATCAATTAGAAAGTGATAAACGGATTATCCATGTTTTAAGTGTGGCCTGTGACCGCTGTCCTATAGATAAATATATGATAACTGATGCCTGTCGCAATTGTGTGGCCCATTCCTGTGTCAGCGCATGTCCCAGAAATGCCATTGTTATCATTCAGAATCGGGCATATATTGATCAGGGTAAATGTATTGAATGCGGCAGGTGCAAAGTGGCATGTCCTTTTGGAGCCATCCTTGAAAATATAAGGCCATGTGAGCGCGCCTGCGCGGTAGATGCTATTAAGGCTGATTATAGTAGGCAGGCTTCTATCGATTATGAAAAATGTATAGGTTGTGGTAATTGTGTCAGGAGTTGTCCTTTTGGAGCTATTGAGGACAGTACGCAAATTATTCAGGTAATTAAGATGTTGAAAGATCCAGAGACTAAGGTTAATGCTATAATAGCACCTTCTTTTATAGGTCAATTTGGGGCAAAAGTTAGTCCCGGCAAGTTGAAGGCAGCTTTAGTTGAGATTGGTTTTTCTGAGGTATATGAGGTTGCTTTAGGTGCTGATATGGTGGCATTAAATGAAGCACATGAGTTGGTTGAAAGATTAGAAAAAGGTCAACCGTTTATGACATCATCCTGTTGTCCATCTTTTTTGAGTTTAATTCAGAAATATTTCCCGGAGATAGCCGATAAAGCTTCTACTACAGTTTCTCCAATGATTGCTCTGGCCCGTTTATTGAAAAAGACTGATCCAGAAAGTAAAATGGTCTTCATCGGGCCATGTATTACCAAAAAGATAGAAGCACAAAAGGAAAAGGATATAGATGCGGTTCTCACCTTTGAGGAGCTGGGATGCATCCTGGTAAGTATGGGGATTAATCTGGCAGAGTATGAACTTGAAGAAGAGATAAAAGATGCATCCAGTCATGGCCGTAACTTTGCCTATGCAGGTGGAGTAGCAAATGTGATTCGGGAGATTTTAAAAGAAGAAGGAAAGGAAAATTTGATTAAATTTGCCCATGTAGATGGAATTGTTAACTGCAAGGAAGCTTTGCAAAAGCTAGTAGAAGGTAAGTTGGACTGTAACTTTCTTGAAGGTATGGGCTGTGAGGGAGGTTGTGTTGGGGGGCCAGGTAGCATGATGAATAGCAAGATTACTACCAGATTGGTGCAAAAGTTTGCTGATAAAGCCAGATGGAAGTTGGCTTTGGAAAATAAAGCAGCAGAAGAAAAAAGAAAATCTCTGGCCCATGCGATGGAAAGGTAA
- a CDS encoding glycoside hydrolase family 13 protein: MRKIVIGIIFVMFFILMAGDIFAASKLKIKHLVHEPDNVRFCYMTKDGELNLRLQVQRQGVDRAELILDGREKLPMKFYAENNFYQFYAIQFKPEKEEFTYYFKVTVGEEVAYLGQNGAVTSVDEIEPFVIYTNSVQTFATPDWAKGAVIYQIFPERFYNGDPSNDPKPGEWDVYGNPVVVRSWDQYPVNPPRGSDFFGGDLQGVLDKLDYLEELGVQAIYFNPIHESISNHKYDATDYLKVDDNFGTNELFKKLVKEAKKRGIYIIIDGVFNHTGTEFWAFQDIIKNGEDSPYVDWYRIYSFPVSPEKGNYDCWNGFSSLPELNYKNPEVREYILDVVRYWLSLGVKGIRLDAPKEVPHEFWQELYRVAKEIDPEVLIIGEIWDDASPWINNKEFDSTMNYVYRKLMIKFFIERIKRPSRFAKELGMDLTRYPEPVVHVLYNMVSSHDVERFLTLARGNVDLIKPFVIFQFTYLGAPAIYYGDEVGMEGGKDPDCRRPMIWDPEKQNQDLLNLYKTMIKIRRSYPALQRGSFRVVYTDDKRRIFAFEREYEGERIISVINNSDDVHTLTIPFEEWGIKGEVYDLLNGGVYNADKTRLELKPNFGAVLLVK, translated from the coding sequence TTGCGAAAAATTGTAATTGGGATAATTTTTGTAATGTTTTTTATATTAATGGCTGGAGATATTTTTGCAGCTTCTAAGTTGAAAATAAAGCATCTTGTTCATGAGCCTGATAATGTTAGGTTCTGTTATATGACTAAAGATGGCGAACTGAATCTTAGACTACAGGTTCAAAGACAGGGTGTGGATAGGGCTGAATTAATTTTAGATGGCAGAGAAAAATTGCCGATGAAGTTTTATGCAGAGAATAATTTCTATCAGTTTTATGCGATTCAGTTTAAACCTGAAAAGGAAGAGTTTACTTATTATTTTAAAGTCACGGTTGGTGAGGAAGTGGCCTATCTAGGTCAAAATGGCGCAGTTACTTCTGTAGATGAAATAGAGCCATTTGTTATTTATACAAATTCTGTGCAAACGTTTGCCACACCTGATTGGGCCAAAGGAGCGGTTATATATCAGATTTTTCCTGAACGTTTTTACAACGGAGATCCATCCAATGATCCAAAGCCGGGTGAATGGGACGTATATGGGAATCCAGTAGTGGTACGGAGTTGGGATCAGTACCCTGTAAATCCACCCCGGGGTTCAGATTTCTTTGGCGGTGACTTACAGGGAGTATTGGATAAACTGGATTATTTAGAGGAGTTAGGAGTTCAAGCGATTTATTTTAATCCGATTCATGAATCTATCTCTAACCATAAATATGATGCGACTGATTATTTGAAAGTGGATGATAATTTTGGAACCAATGAATTATTCAAAAAATTGGTTAAAGAAGCAAAAAAACGGGGAATTTACATAATCATTGATGGTGTTTTTAACCATACAGGAACTGAGTTCTGGGCTTTTCAGGATATTATAAAAAATGGTGAGGATTCACCTTATGTAGATTGGTATAGGATCTATAGTTTTCCGGTTAGTCCTGAGAAAGGGAATTATGATTGCTGGAATGGTTTTAGTAGTTTACCGGAATTAAATTATAAAAATCCTGAAGTAAGAGAATATATTCTTGATGTGGTCAGGTATTGGTTAAGTTTAGGTGTTAAAGGGATCCGGTTGGATGCACCAAAGGAAGTTCCCCATGAGTTCTGGCAGGAGTTATATAGGGTGGCTAAAGAGATTGATCCTGAGGTTTTAATCATTGGTGAGATATGGGATGACGCCAGTCCATGGATTAATAATAAAGAATTTGATTCAACGATGAATTATGTTTACAGGAAATTAATGATCAAATTCTTTATAGAGCGTATTAAAAGGCCCAGCCGATTTGCAAAAGAATTGGGAATGGATCTTACACGTTATCCTGAGCCAGTTGTCCATGTGCTTTATAACATGGTTAGTTCTCATGATGTAGAGAGGTTTTTAACCCTGGCACGGGGAAATGTAGATTTAATTAAACCTTTTGTTATCTTCCAATTTACTTATCTGGGTGCACCGGCAATTTATTATGGTGATGAAGTGGGGATGGAAGGTGGTAAAGATCCCGACTGTCGTCGGCCAATGATCTGGGACCCTGAAAAACAGAATCAGGATCTTTTAAATCTATATAAAACGATGATAAAAATCCGTCGTTCCTATCCGGCTTTACAGAGAGGTTCATTTAGAGTTGTTTATACAGATGATAAGCGGAGAATCTTTGCTTTTGAGAGGGAATATGAAGGAGAAAGGATTATTTCTGTGATCAATAATAGTGATGATGTTCATACATTAACTATTCCTTTTGAGGAGTGGGGTATCAAAGGTGAGGTTTATGATCTTTTGAATGGTGGAGTTTATAATGCTGATAAAACAAGGTTAGAATTGAAGCCTAATTTTGGTGCAGTGTTGTTAGTCAAATGA
- a CDS encoding PLP-dependent aminotransferase family protein, translated as MYQEIQLDRKGEQPLYIQLYRQLKGMIEKGVLKEYQKLPPIRQLAKILDVNNVTVVNAYKLLEKEGLVLKKVGSGTYVAPFDHKVDQKGIFVDEEIQLMNQGQMPLKQNVISFATATPDADLFPIQDVKKAINHVLDRDGGEAFGYQESMGYKPLREAFYQYLLKKNISCQIGNIQVVSGAQQGIDILAKGLLNYGDVVFTEEPTYPGAISAFKLRGAKVVSIPIRENGIDLEILKAKLAEYQPKFLYIMTAFQNPTGYTYSRETKEKLLEISSEWGLTIVEDDCLSDLYFTEKPIKPLRAMKGAEEVIYIKSFSKIFLPGFRIAFIVIPDQFIGRMMAAKHTSDISSSGLIQRTFDLLLRNGLWEKHIEGMRQIYFEKYKYFVKLLAQYLPSQVKYRVPEGGLNFWLALPDGYSSNRLYKKCLSNGVIFVPGSVFYPDRQPNQFFRLSIAAVEEEEMLKGIQILSQVIRDFLSEESNDEYLAFTPLM; from the coding sequence ATGTATCAAGAAATACAATTGGACAGGAAAGGGGAACAACCTTTATACATTCAGTTATATAGGCAGTTAAAGGGGATGATTGAAAAGGGTGTTTTGAAAGAATATCAAAAGTTACCGCCTATTCGTCAGCTGGCAAAAATACTGGATGTAAATAATGTAACGGTGGTTAATGCGTACAAATTGTTGGAGAAAGAAGGATTGGTATTAAAAAAGGTGGGGAGCGGTACTTATGTGGCTCCCTTTGACCATAAAGTTGATCAAAAGGGAATCTTTGTTGATGAAGAGATTCAGCTTATGAATCAGGGCCAGATGCCCTTAAAGCAAAATGTAATCAGTTTTGCTACTGCTACACCTGATGCTGATCTTTTTCCCATTCAGGATGTGAAAAAAGCAATCAATCATGTGTTGGATCGGGATGGTGGAGAAGCATTTGGGTATCAGGAAAGTATGGGCTATAAGCCTTTAAGGGAAGCGTTTTATCAGTATCTTTTAAAGAAAAATATTTCTTGCCAGATTGGAAATATTCAGGTGGTTTCAGGAGCACAGCAGGGGATTGATATCCTGGCAAAAGGTCTTTTAAATTATGGGGATGTAGTTTTTACCGAAGAGCCAACTTATCCCGGTGCTATCTCTGCTTTTAAATTACGGGGAGCTAAAGTTGTCTCTATTCCAATTCGGGAAAATGGAATTGACCTTGAGATTCTTAAGGCTAAACTGGCAGAATATCAGCCTAAGTTTCTTTATATCATGACTGCATTTCAAAACCCTACAGGTTATACTTATAGCCGTGAAACGAAAGAAAAATTATTGGAGATATCATCTGAATGGGGATTGACTATAGTGGAAGATGACTGTTTAAGTGACCTATACTTTACGGAAAAGCCTATTAAACCTTTACGGGCAATGAAAGGAGCAGAGGAAGTAATTTATATTAAGAGTTTTAGTAAAATCTTTCTTCCCGGCTTTAGAATTGCTTTTATAGTGATCCCGGATCAGTTCATTGGCCGGATGATGGCGGCTAAACATACTTCTGATATCTCTTCTTCAGGATTAATTCAACGTACCTTTGATCTTTTATTACGTAATGGTTTATGGGAAAAGCATATTGAAGGAATGCGGCAGATTTATTTTGAGAAATATAAGTATTTTGTAAAATTGCTGGCTCAGTATCTTCCATCTCAGGTTAAGTACAGAGTACCTGAAGGAGGATTGAACTTCTGGCTGGCATTACCGGATGGATATTCTTCCAATCGGTTATACAAAAAATGTCTGTCCAATGGTGTAATCTTTGTCCCAGGTTCAGTTTTTTACCCTGATAGGCAGCCCAATCAGTTTTTCAGACTAAGTATTGCCGCCGTAGAAGAGGAGGAGATGTTAAAAGGTATTCAAATTCTTTCACAGGTGATAAGAGATTTCTTAAGTGAGGAGAGCAATGATGAATACCTGGCGTTTACCCCTTTAATGTAA
- a CDS encoding DUF1657 domain-containing protein, translating to MTVGKKLHQTLTSLESAKASYEQFAQDTDDKLAQQMFQNGAQQLESLITDLRNRVNYIEQEEPQYKVEQQMMSGQQQKQQ from the coding sequence ATGACCGTTGGTAAAAAGCTGCATCAGACTCTGACTTCCTTAGAAAGCGCAAAGGCAAGTTATGAGCAATTTGCTCAGGACACTGATGACAAATTAGCTCAACAAATGTTTCAGAACGGTGCTCAGCAATTAGAATCTCTGATCACCGACCTGAGAAACAGGGTAAACTATATTGAGCAAGAGGAGCCTCAATATAAAGTTGAGCAGCAGATGATGTCCGGGCAACAGCAGAAGCAACAATAA
- the pdxT gene encoding pyridoxal 5'-phosphate synthase glutaminase subunit PdxT — MLKVGILAIQGGIEEHEAHLRQLGVDTVQIKKPGQLANCHGIILPGGESTAIGKTLLETSIAQEIIEKSKVGMPIWGTCAGMILLAKEIENQTENYLKLLDITVHRNGYGRQIDSFKTEAIIPAISKEPIPLVFIRAPYVTRVGSDVKVLLQLDGKIVAVQQNNILGTSFHPELTDDLRFHEYFLKMVRKFALEKE, encoded by the coding sequence ATGCTTAAAGTCGGTATATTAGCTATACAGGGCGGCATTGAAGAACACGAAGCACATCTAAGACAGCTCGGTGTCGATACAGTACAGATTAAAAAACCAGGCCAATTAGCAAACTGTCACGGAATAATTCTGCCTGGTGGAGAAAGTACAGCCATCGGCAAGACTCTGCTCGAAACCTCTATAGCTCAAGAAATTATCGAAAAATCCAAAGTCGGAATGCCCATCTGGGGAACCTGTGCTGGAATGATTCTCTTAGCAAAAGAGATCGAAAACCAGACAGAAAATTACTTAAAACTTCTCGATATCACTGTCCACCGCAATGGATACGGTCGCCAGATCGATAGTTTTAAAACTGAAGCCATTATTCCTGCTATTTCAAAAGAACCAATTCCTCTTGTATTTATTCGTGCCCCATATGTTACAAGGGTTGGATCAGATGTTAAAGTCCTTTTACAGCTGGATGGCAAAATCGTTGCAGTACAGCAGAATAACATTTTGGGTACTTCCTTCCACCCAGAATTAACAGATGATCTCCGATTCCATGAATACTTCCTTAAGATGGTTCGAAAATTTGCTTTAGAAAAGGAATAA
- the pdxS gene encoding pyridoxal 5'-phosphate synthase lyase subunit PdxS: MSERFELNKNLAQMLKNGVIMDVTNVEQAKIAEEAGAAAVMALERVPADIRKEGGVARMSDPQMIEEIMNAVSIPVMAKVRIGHFVEAQILEALGIDYIDESEVLTPADEVNHIDKTAFKVPFVCGARNLGEALRRIGEGAAMIRTKGEAGTGNVVEAVRHMRTIMSEIRRLTVLSQEELMAVAKEMQAPFHLVEYVAKNGKLPVVNFAAGGIATPADAALMMQLGADGVFVGSGIFKSSNPKKRARAIVLAVTHYNDPEMLLKVSRDLGEPMVGINIDDLDHKNRLAERGW, from the coding sequence ATGTCTGAACGTTTTGAGCTGAACAAAAACCTGGCCCAGATGCTAAAAAACGGCGTAATTATGGATGTAACTAATGTTGAACAGGCAAAAATCGCCGAAGAGGCAGGCGCAGCAGCAGTAATGGCACTAGAACGAGTTCCAGCAGACATCCGCAAAGAAGGTGGAGTAGCAAGGATGTCCGATCCTCAAATGATTGAAGAGATAATGAATGCTGTCTCCATTCCAGTAATGGCAAAAGTCCGAATCGGCCACTTTGTAGAAGCACAGATTCTAGAAGCCCTCGGTATTGACTACATAGACGAAAGCGAAGTTTTGACCCCAGCTGATGAAGTAAATCATATTGACAAAACAGCTTTTAAAGTTCCCTTTGTCTGTGGAGCGAGAAACTTAGGTGAAGCACTCCGCCGGATTGGTGAAGGAGCAGCAATGATCAGAACCAAAGGTGAAGCAGGAACCGGTAATGTAGTAGAAGCTGTACGGCATATGCGCACCATTATGAGTGAAATCCGCCGTCTAACTGTTCTTAGTCAGGAGGAATTGATGGCAGTCGCCAAAGAAATGCAAGCACCATTCCACCTGGTTGAATATGTAGCTAAAAACGGAAAATTACCGGTGGTTAACTTTGCTGCCGGCGGTATTGCAACACCTGCTGATGCTGCTTTAATGATGCAACTGGGTGCAGACGGAGTATTTGTCGGGTCTGGAATTTTCAAATCCTCTAATCCAAAAAAACGTGCCAGAGCCATCGTATTGGCAGTTACCCATTATAATGACCCAGAGATGCTGTTAAAAGTCTCTAGAGATTTGGGGGAACCGATGGTAGGTATTAATATAGACGACTTAGATCACAAAAATCGACTGGCAGAAAGAGGTTGGTAA
- a CDS encoding NAD(P)H-dependent oxidoreductase subunit E produces the protein MKKHLVEVCIGTSCHLMGAQDLIRAVQGLPGEKLNSIQLKTVPCLKSCDKSPAVRINGQIFAPITPEELIKKIT, from the coding sequence ATGAAAAAGCATTTGGTAGAAGTCTGTATTGGCACTTCATGTCATTTAATGGGGGCCCAGGATTTGATCAGAGCAGTTCAAGGATTGCCCGGTGAAAAGTTAAATTCAATCCAATTGAAAACTGTTCCCTGCCTTAAATCCTGTGACAAATCACCAGCTGTCCGGATTAATGGCCAAATTTTTGCTCCGATAACACCGGAAGAATTAATTAAAAAGATTACCTGA